From the Streptomyces sp. Tu 2975 genome, one window contains:
- a CDS encoding barstar family protein, producing the protein MTTTYVIEGAEVTGLDSFWKAVGEAVNGPGGYFGRNLDALADCLSGGFGTPDDGDFVFEWHDHELSRRALGREETVRQLGLRAQRVPPADRAEVLEHLARVRAGRGPTVFDWIVEVFEERAPGRLRLR; encoded by the coding sequence ATGACGACGACCTATGTGATCGAAGGGGCGGAGGTCACCGGCCTGGACAGCTTCTGGAAAGCGGTCGGCGAAGCCGTCAACGGTCCTGGCGGCTACTTCGGCCGCAACCTCGACGCCCTCGCCGACTGTCTGAGCGGCGGCTTCGGTACCCCGGACGACGGTGACTTCGTCTTCGAATGGCACGATCACGAACTCTCCCGGCGGGCACTCGGCCGGGAGGAGACCGTACGGCAGCTGGGGCTCCGGGCCCAGCGCGTCCCTCCCGCCGACCGGGCAGAGGTGCTGGAGCACCTGGCACGGGTACGGGCGGGGCGGGGGCCGACCGTCTTCGACTGGATCGTGGAGGTCTTCGAGGAGCGTGCGCCCGGCAGGCTCCGACTCCGCTGA
- a CDS encoding ankyrin repeat domain-containing protein produces the protein MTNQPAAQEPAAAARELSEAFYNSDDDAVVRLLRAGTDPESTDEDGRTALYLAATSNEAGIVRLLLAAGADPDRACGPEDGDLPLCGAAVWGHTEAVRALLAAGAAPDRRELLGFTAMIWAVGQGRTETVEALLEYGADPDLPGPAGEAPLVLAARRGSPSTVRALLRHGAGARAETLEEALEEARRWMTLDVEEELRRGLLAYDPGAETVSRRVEEDGGATVVVEVLQDGRPTAGNEQQTGHGAIATLLEERLGLRTPYAALAERALLHGSPERDEWIEAVTALWRRGDEETFREAAAWCASDDVLRQTFAADVLGRLGFTAGPDGHVERPFTARALPMLRELSREATDPALLQAVLLGLGHHGDPAALPEILRHADNPDAAVRLRVALALVGLVPGDHAEAVRTLITLTRDEQAPVRDWATTALAGVDADTPEIRDALAARAEDPDPETVAEAARGLAMRQDPRAEDVLVRLLADEDPDGYAHDTAANAVRHLRDERLRRRLEGTLPRRP, from the coding sequence ATGACGAACCAACCGGCGGCGCAGGAACCGGCCGCGGCGGCGCGGGAACTGTCCGAGGCGTTCTACAACAGCGACGACGACGCCGTCGTGCGGTTGCTGCGGGCGGGCACGGACCCGGAGAGCACCGACGAGGACGGCAGGACCGCCCTGTATCTGGCGGCGACGAGCAACGAGGCGGGGATCGTACGGCTGCTGCTCGCCGCCGGCGCCGATCCCGACCGCGCCTGCGGCCCGGAGGACGGCGACCTGCCGCTGTGCGGGGCCGCGGTCTGGGGGCACACCGAGGCCGTGCGGGCGCTGCTCGCCGCCGGTGCCGCTCCCGACCGCCGCGAGCTGCTGGGCTTCACCGCGATGATCTGGGCGGTCGGGCAGGGACGCACAGAGACGGTGGAGGCGCTGCTGGAGTACGGCGCCGACCCCGATCTGCCCGGCCCGGCCGGCGAGGCGCCGTTGGTGCTCGCCGCCCGCCGCGGGTCGCCCTCGACGGTGCGGGCCCTGCTGCGGCACGGCGCCGGTGCACGGGCCGAGACGCTGGAAGAGGCCCTCGAGGAGGCCCGCCGGTGGATGACGCTCGACGTGGAGGAGGAACTGCGCCGGGGGCTGCTCGCGTACGACCCCGGGGCCGAGACGGTGTCGCGGCGCGTCGAGGAGGACGGCGGGGCGACCGTCGTGGTCGAGGTGCTGCAGGACGGAAGGCCGACGGCGGGCAACGAGCAGCAGACCGGCCACGGCGCGATCGCCACGCTCCTCGAGGAGCGGCTCGGCCTGCGCACCCCGTACGCCGCCCTGGCGGAACGCGCCCTGCTCCACGGCAGCCCGGAACGGGACGAGTGGATCGAAGCGGTGACGGCGCTGTGGCGGCGCGGCGACGAGGAGACCTTCCGGGAGGCCGCCGCCTGGTGCGCGAGCGACGACGTCCTGCGGCAGACGTTCGCCGCCGACGTGCTGGGCCGGCTGGGCTTCACCGCGGGGCCGGACGGGCACGTCGAGCGGCCGTTCACCGCGCGGGCCCTGCCGATGCTGCGCGAACTGTCCCGGGAGGCGACGGATCCCGCGTTGCTCCAGGCGGTGCTCCTCGGGCTCGGCCACCACGGCGATCCGGCCGCTCTCCCCGAGATCCTTCGGCACGCGGACAACCCGGACGCCGCGGTGCGCCTGCGGGTGGCGCTGGCGCTCGTCGGGCTGGTGCCCGGGGACCATGCCGAGGCGGTACGGACGCTGATCACGCTGACGAGGGACGAGCAGGCGCCGGTACGGGACTGGGCGACGACGGCACTGGCGGGCGTCGACGCGGACACGCCCGAGATCCGCGACGCGCTCGCCGCCCGGGCCGAGGACCCCGACCCGGAGACCGTGGCCGAGGCTGCCAGGGGACTGGCGATGCGCCAGGACCCGCGGGCCGAGGACGTACTGGTGCGGCTGCTCGCGGACGAGGACCCCGACGGCTACGCCCACGACACGGCGGCCAACGCGGTACGCCACCTGCGGGACGAACGTCTCAGGCGCCGTCTCGAGGGGACCCTGCCGCGCCGCCCGTGA
- a CDS encoding serine protease: protein MKLLSALKRCVAAGAVILAAVSLQPTSASAAAPPVVGGTRAAQGEFPFMVRLSMGCGGALYAKDIVLTAAHCVSGSGNNTSITATAGVVDLRSSSAIKVRSTKVLQAPGYNGTGKDWALIKLAQPINLPTLKIAETTAYNSGTFTVAGWGAAREGGAQQRYLLKAQVPFVSDAACGQAYDELVANEEICAGYNQGGVDTCQGDSGGPMFRKDNAGAWTQVGIVSWGYGCARAGYPGVYTEVSTFASAIKSAAAGL, encoded by the coding sequence TTGAAGCTTCTTAGCGCGCTCAAGAGATGTGTCGCCGCCGGTGCCGTCATCCTCGCCGCCGTCAGCCTCCAGCCCACCTCCGCCTCCGCCGCCGCTCCGCCCGTGGTCGGCGGCACCCGCGCCGCACAGGGTGAGTTCCCGTTCATGGTCCGGCTCTCCATGGGGTGCGGAGGCGCCCTCTACGCCAAGGACATCGTCCTCACCGCAGCACACTGCGTCAGTGGCTCCGGCAACAACACCAGTATCACGGCCACCGCCGGCGTCGTGGACCTCCGGAGCTCCAGCGCCATCAAGGTCCGCTCCACCAAGGTCCTGCAGGCCCCCGGCTACAACGGCACGGGCAAGGACTGGGCCCTGATCAAGCTCGCCCAGCCCATCAACCTGCCCACGCTGAAGATCGCCGAGACCACCGCGTACAACAGCGGCACCTTCACCGTCGCCGGATGGGGCGCGGCCCGTGAGGGAGGCGCGCAGCAGCGCTACCTGCTCAAGGCCCAGGTCCCGTTCGTCTCCGACGCGGCCTGCGGGCAGGCGTACGACGAACTCGTCGCGAACGAGGAGATCTGCGCCGGCTACAACCAGGGCGGCGTCGACACCTGCCAGGGCGACTCCGGCGGACCCATGTTCCGCAAGGACAACGCCGGCGCCTGGACCCAGGTCGGCATCGTCAGCTGGGGCTACGGCTGCGCTCGGGCCGGCTACCCCGGCGTCTACACCGAGGTTTCCACCTTCGCGTCCGCGATCAAGTCGGCGGCCGCCGGCCTGTAG
- a CDS encoding beta-galactosidase family protein, translating into MADFTVGDTDFLLDGRPVRLLSGALHYFRVHEGQWGHRLSMLRAMGLNCVETYVPWNLHEPEPGRYADDGALGRFLDAVHAAGMWAIVRPGPYICAEWENGGLPFWLTGRVGRRARTEDPEYLGHVERWFTRLLPQVVEREITRGGPVVMVQVENEYGSYGSDGGYLRQLVELLRSCGVGVPLFTSDGPEDHMLSGGSVPGVPATVNFGSGAREAFAALRRHRPTGPLMCMEFWCGWFEHWGAEPARRDSEDAARALREILDAGASVNVYMAHGGTSFGGWAGANRSGELHDGEFQPTVTSYDYDAPVDEAGRPTEKFWLFREILADYQEGPLPELPPAPAVLSAPVRVELAEWAPPETVLRLLGDDECEAPMPLTFEELGVGRGVVRYRVEVPGPREPCPLRVTGLRDRAVVFVDGVRAGVLDSGSPALGVPVAGPASVELWVESLGRVNYGPLTGEPKGITGGVLHERQFLHGVRACALRLEAFEAPAALAGMPWGAPPAAAAGLYRGTFEVAEPGDAALELPGWTRGFVWVNGFNLGRYWSAGPVRPLYVPGPVLRAGANEVWVLELECAAAEAAVRLECVAAEAAVRAG; encoded by the coding sequence GTGGCTGACTTCACCGTGGGTGACACGGATTTCCTGCTGGACGGGCGGCCTGTGCGGCTGCTGTCGGGGGCGCTGCACTATTTCCGGGTGCACGAGGGCCAGTGGGGCCACCGGTTGTCGATGCTGCGGGCGATGGGTCTCAACTGTGTGGAGACGTACGTCCCGTGGAATCTGCACGAGCCGGAGCCGGGCAGGTACGCGGACGACGGGGCGCTGGGGCGGTTCCTGGACGCGGTGCACGCGGCGGGGATGTGGGCGATCGTGCGGCCGGGTCCGTACATCTGCGCCGAGTGGGAGAACGGCGGTCTTCCGTTCTGGCTGACCGGCCGGGTCGGGCGGCGGGCGCGTACGGAGGACCCGGAGTATCTGGGACATGTGGAGCGCTGGTTCACCAGGCTGCTGCCGCAGGTGGTGGAGCGCGAGATCACCCGCGGCGGGCCCGTGGTGATGGTGCAGGTGGAGAACGAGTACGGCAGTTACGGCTCGGACGGCGGCTATCTGCGGCAGTTGGTGGAGCTGTTGCGGTCGTGCGGGGTGGGCGTGCCGCTGTTCACGTCCGACGGTCCGGAGGACCACATGCTGTCGGGCGGTTCGGTGCCCGGTGTGCCGGCCACGGTGAACTTCGGGTCCGGCGCCAGGGAGGCGTTCGCGGCGCTGCGCCGGCACCGTCCTACGGGGCCGCTGATGTGCATGGAGTTCTGGTGCGGCTGGTTCGAGCACTGGGGGGCCGAGCCGGCGCGCCGGGACTCCGAGGACGCGGCGCGGGCGCTGCGGGAGATCCTTGACGCCGGCGCTTCGGTGAATGTGTACATGGCTCACGGCGGAACGAGTTTCGGTGGCTGGGCGGGCGCGAACCGCTCCGGTGAGCTGCACGACGGCGAGTTCCAGCCGACGGTGACGTCCTACGACTACGACGCGCCCGTCGACGAGGCGGGCCGGCCGACGGAGAAATTCTGGCTTTTCCGGGAGATCCTCGCCGATTATCAGGAAGGACCGCTGCCGGAGCTTCCGCCGGCTCCGGCGGTCCTGTCGGCCCCGGTGCGGGTGGAGCTCGCCGAATGGGCTCCGCCGGAGACGGTGCTGCGACTGCTCGGCGACGACGAGTGCGAGGCCCCGATGCCGCTGACGTTCGAAGAGCTGGGTGTCGGGCGTGGTGTGGTGCGCTACCGGGTCGAGGTCCCGGGGCCGCGGGAGCCTTGTCCGCTGCGGGTGACGGGGTTGCGCGACCGCGCGGTGGTGTTCGTCGACGGGGTGCGGGCGGGAGTGCTGGACAGCGGGTCGCCGGCGCTGGGGGTGCCGGTGGCGGGACCGGCGTCGGTGGAGCTGTGGGTCGAGTCCCTGGGTCGGGTCAACTACGGGCCCCTGACGGGCGAGCCGAAGGGCATCACCGGTGGGGTGCTGCACGAGCGGCAGTTCCTGCACGGTGTCCGGGCGTGCGCCCTGCGGCTGGAGGCGTTCGAGGCGCCGGCGGCGCTGGCCGGGATGCCGTGGGGTGCCCCTCCGGCGGCGGCGGCCGGCCTGTACCGGGGGACGTTCGAGGTGGCGGAGCCGGGTGACGCGGCGCTGGAACTGCCGGGCTGGACCAGGGGGTTCGTGTGGGTGAACGGGTTCAACCTGGGGCGCTACTGGTCGGCGGGGCCGGTCAGGCCGCTGTATGTGCCGGGGCCGGTGCTACGCGCCGGCGCCAACGAGGTGTGGGTGCTGGAGCTGGAGTGCGCCGCGGCGGAGGCCGCCGTACGGCTGGAGTGCGTGGCGGCGGAAGCCGCCGTACGGGCGGGGTGA
- a CDS encoding AraC family transcriptional regulator, whose protein sequence is MYHTWMRYFTPSPLHHRLGLVCLGVGLQHGSLPTVGPRTLDHHVAVVISAGSGWYRASDGRRTTVTGPALIWLTPGVPHHYGPDPGAGWDESFVDFTGPATTTYTELGYIEPDRPVVPLSDAAGARAAVGKIARAARRGNPLLEVETGAAVHELLVALRRARADLGPDGDPVLTALARDAFRPMSVAEHAARHGMTPAELRTAVRRGAGCSPKDYLLGIRLGRAKELLAATDLPVAAVARRVGYEDPAYFSRLFTRRVGLAPVRFRDQQGRAVPGGWSTRVPDPEHPPTIGARPT, encoded by the coding sequence ATGTACCACACCTGGATGCGCTATTTCACCCCGAGTCCGCTGCACCACCGGCTGGGACTGGTGTGCCTCGGCGTCGGTCTCCAGCACGGCAGCCTCCCCACCGTCGGCCCCCGCACCCTCGACCACCACGTCGCCGTCGTCATCAGCGCCGGCAGCGGCTGGTACCGCGCCTCCGACGGTCGGCGCACCACCGTCACCGGCCCCGCCCTCATCTGGCTCACCCCCGGCGTCCCCCACCACTACGGGCCCGACCCCGGCGCCGGCTGGGACGAATCGTTCGTCGACTTCACCGGCCCCGCCACCACCACCTACACCGAACTCGGCTATATCGAACCCGACCGGCCCGTCGTACCCCTGTCCGACGCCGCCGGTGCACGGGCCGCCGTCGGCAAGATCGCCCGCGCCGCCCGCCGCGGCAACCCCCTCCTCGAGGTGGAGACCGGCGCCGCCGTCCACGAACTGCTCGTCGCCCTGCGCCGCGCCCGCGCCGACCTCGGCCCCGACGGAGACCCCGTCCTCACCGCACTCGCCCGCGACGCCTTCCGGCCGATGTCCGTCGCCGAACACGCCGCCCGCCACGGCATGACCCCCGCCGAACTGCGCACCGCCGTACGCCGCGGCGCCGGCTGCAGCCCCAAGGACTACCTCCTCGGGATCCGCCTCGGCCGCGCCAAGGAACTCCTCGCCGCCACCGACCTGCCCGTCGCCGCCGTCGCCCGCCGCGTCGGATACGAGGACCCGGCATACTTCTCCCGCCTGTTCACCCGCCGCGTCGGACTCGCCCCCGTCCGCTTCAGGGACCAGCAGGGCAGGGCCGTACCCGGCGGCTGGAGCACCCGCGTCCCGGACCCTGAACACCCTCCGACCATAGGCGCCCGGCCGACGTAA
- a CDS encoding chorismate mutase has protein sequence MTTSDIDESVRAELDRLRASIDNIDAAVVHMLAERFKCTQQVGHLKAQHHLPPADPAREARQIARLRQLAESAKLDPAFAEKLLNFIIAEVIRHHEQIADQPGERPQH, from the coding sequence ATGACCACGAGTGACATCGACGAATCCGTGCGCGCCGAGCTCGACCGCCTGCGCGCGAGCATCGACAACATCGACGCCGCCGTCGTCCATATGCTCGCCGAGCGATTCAAATGCACCCAGCAGGTCGGCCACCTCAAGGCCCAGCACCACCTGCCGCCCGCCGACCCCGCCCGCGAGGCCCGCCAGATCGCACGGCTGCGCCAGCTCGCGGAGAGCGCGAAACTCGACCCGGCGTTCGCGGAGAAACTGCTGAACTTCATCATCGCCGAGGTGATCCGCCACCACGAGCAGATCGCCGACCAGCCCGGCGAACGCCCACAGCACTGA
- a CDS encoding SidA/IucD/PvdA family monooxygenase, which produces MTATPPPQQPDRPYDLVGVGIGPFNLSLAALAHGVPGGLATTFFEQRSTFRWHPGLLIEGATLQVPFLADLVTLADPASPWSFLNYLRARDRLYPFYFAERFHIQRAEYDAYCRWVGDNVPGLHFGHQVDAVRWNTERDLFEVDFTQLDADGEAEALGRAYTRNVALGVGTEPYVPEPLRPLADAPSVPVLHSADYLEHRERLLTAEHVTVIGSGQSGAEVFLDLLRARPAGAEKIHWLARTEAFTPMEYSKLGLEHFTPDYTRYFHALPEKVRSELLPRQWQLHKGIDAGTITAIHEELYRRSLHGGWPDAVLTPGVTVRTAGRVATTRVELHLEHIQQGTRSRLTTDAVVLATGYRERPLTRLLAGIDPYIRRDRAGRPLVDGEFRLDLDPAVSGSLFVQNAERHTHGVGAPDLGLAAWRSASILNSLTGKEPYPLPRRTAFTSFGLQQQEAPGIPGQTPPITPLESQR; this is translated from the coding sequence ATGACCGCCACACCACCGCCCCAGCAACCCGACCGCCCCTACGACCTCGTCGGCGTCGGCATCGGCCCGTTCAACCTCTCCCTCGCCGCACTCGCCCACGGCGTCCCCGGCGGACTCGCCACCACCTTCTTCGAGCAGCGGTCCACCTTCCGGTGGCACCCCGGACTCCTCATCGAGGGCGCCACCCTCCAGGTCCCGTTCCTCGCCGACCTCGTCACCCTGGCCGACCCCGCGAGCCCCTGGTCGTTCCTGAACTACCTGCGCGCCCGCGACCGGCTCTACCCCTTCTACTTCGCGGAGCGCTTCCACATCCAGCGCGCCGAATACGACGCGTACTGCCGCTGGGTCGGCGACAACGTCCCCGGCCTGCACTTCGGCCACCAGGTCGACGCCGTCCGCTGGAACACCGAACGCGACCTGTTCGAGGTCGACTTCACCCAGCTCGACGCCGACGGCGAGGCCGAAGCGCTGGGCCGCGCCTACACCCGCAACGTCGCACTCGGCGTCGGCACCGAGCCGTACGTACCCGAACCGCTGCGCCCGCTCGCCGATGCCCCCAGCGTGCCCGTCCTCCACTCCGCCGACTACCTGGAGCACCGCGAACGGCTCCTCACCGCGGAGCACGTCACCGTCATCGGCTCGGGCCAGTCCGGCGCCGAAGTCTTCCTCGACCTGCTCCGCGCCCGCCCCGCCGGGGCCGAGAAGATCCACTGGCTCGCCCGCACCGAAGCCTTCACACCCATGGAGTACTCGAAGCTCGGCCTCGAACACTTCACCCCCGACTACACCCGCTACTTCCACGCCCTGCCCGAAAAGGTCCGCAGCGAGCTGCTGCCCCGCCAATGGCAGCTCCACAAAGGCATCGACGCCGGCACCATCACCGCCATCCACGAAGAGCTCTACCGCCGCAGCCTCCACGGCGGCTGGCCCGACGCCGTCCTCACACCCGGCGTCACCGTCCGCACCGCCGGCCGCGTCGCCACCACCCGGGTCGAGCTCCACCTCGAACACATCCAGCAGGGCACCCGCTCCCGCCTCACCACCGACGCCGTCGTCCTCGCCACCGGCTACCGCGAACGCCCGCTCACCCGGCTCCTCGCCGGCATCGACCCCTACATCCGCCGTGACCGCGCCGGACGCCCCCTCGTCGACGGCGAATTCCGCCTCGACCTCGACCCCGCCGTCAGCGGATCCCTCTTCGTCCAGAACGCCGAACGCCACACCCACGGCGTCGGCGCCCCCGACCTCGGGCTCGCCGCCTGGCGCAGCGCGAGCATCCTCAACTCACTGACCGGCAAGGAGCCCTACCCGCTGCCCCGCCGCACCGCTTTCACCAGCTTCGGCCTCCAGCAGCAGGAGGCGCCCGGCATTCCCGGCCAGACGCCCCCGATCACGCCACTGGAATCACAGCGCTAG
- a CDS encoding 5'-nucleotidase C-terminal domain-containing protein produces the protein MPLNRRTFLERTAAAGAGVAVAGAAAAPAVAEERGKDHGRGRPQKRYSFTVLGTTDLHGNVFNWDYFTDKEFDDKAHNDVGLAKISTLVNRIREEKGRRNTLLIDAGDTIQGTQLSYYYAKVDPITAERGPVHPMAQAMNAIGYDAAALGNHEFNYGIPVLRKFEEQCDFPLLGANALDAKTLRPAFPPYSMHRLRTPHGRDVRVAVLGLTNPGIAIWDKQNVSGKMVFPGLEEQAAKWVPKLRSMGADVVVVSAHSGSSGTSSYGDQLPYVENAAGLVAEQVPGIDAILVGHAHTEIPEYFVTNKETGQQVVLSEPLKWGQRLTLFDFDLVWEKGRWVVERVGAKVLNSNTVPEDPEITGLLGDEHKKVVAYVNQVIGTSTAAMSTADAPWKDEPIIDLINHVQAETVKAALAGGEYAALPVLSQASCFSRTAAIPAGEVTIKDAAGLYPFENTLEARLMTGAQLKEYLEFSARYYVQTPAGAPVDTSKLTNANGTPDYNYDAVSGLTYEVDIAKPAGSRIVKLSFEGAPVDPAARFVFAVNNYRASGGGNFPHIAAAQQLWANSEEIRNTIIAWVQAKGSVDPSEFASVGWKLTRDGVPVF, from the coding sequence ATGCCGCTGAACCGTAGGACGTTCCTGGAGCGGACGGCCGCCGCCGGGGCGGGTGTCGCTGTCGCGGGTGCCGCTGCCGCGCCCGCGGTGGCCGAGGAGCGGGGCAAGGACCATGGGCGCGGACGTCCGCAGAAGCGATACTCGTTCACCGTGCTGGGGACGACCGATCTGCACGGGAATGTCTTCAACTGGGACTACTTCACGGACAAGGAGTTCGACGACAAGGCGCACAACGACGTGGGCCTGGCGAAGATCTCGACGCTGGTGAACCGGATCCGTGAGGAGAAGGGCCGGCGCAACACGCTGCTGATCGACGCCGGTGACACGATCCAGGGCACCCAGCTGTCGTACTACTACGCCAAGGTCGACCCGATCACGGCCGAGCGCGGTCCGGTGCACCCGATGGCGCAGGCGATGAACGCCATCGGCTACGACGCCGCGGCGCTGGGCAACCACGAGTTCAACTACGGCATTCCGGTGCTGCGCAAGTTCGAGGAGCAGTGCGACTTCCCGCTGCTCGGTGCGAACGCGCTGGACGCGAAGACGCTGCGGCCCGCGTTCCCGCCGTACAGCATGCACCGGCTGCGCACGCCGCACGGGCGTGATGTGCGGGTGGCCGTTCTCGGTCTGACGAATCCGGGCATCGCGATCTGGGACAAGCAGAACGTGAGCGGGAAGATGGTCTTCCCCGGCCTGGAGGAGCAGGCGGCGAAGTGGGTGCCGAAGTTGCGCTCGATGGGCGCGGACGTGGTCGTCGTCTCGGCGCATTCCGGTTCCAGCGGCACGTCCTCGTACGGCGACCAGTTGCCGTACGTGGAGAACGCGGCGGGTCTGGTGGCCGAGCAGGTGCCCGGTATCGACGCGATTCTGGTGGGGCACGCGCACACCGAGATACCGGAGTACTTCGTCACCAACAAGGAGACCGGTCAGCAAGTGGTTCTGTCCGAGCCGCTGAAGTGGGGGCAGCGGCTGACGCTGTTCGACTTCGACCTGGTGTGGGAGAAGGGCCGCTGGGTGGTGGAGCGGGTGGGGGCGAAGGTCCTGAACTCGAACACGGTCCCCGAGGACCCGGAGATCACGGGTCTGCTGGGTGACGAGCACAAGAAGGTCGTGGCGTACGTCAACCAGGTCATCGGCACCTCTACGGCGGCGATGTCGACGGCCGACGCGCCGTGGAAGGACGAGCCGATCATCGACCTGATCAACCATGTCCAGGCCGAGACGGTGAAGGCGGCGCTGGCGGGCGGCGAATACGCGGCTCTGCCGGTGCTGTCGCAGGCGTCGTGCTTCTCCAGGACGGCGGCGATCCCGGCGGGCGAGGTGACGATCAAGGACGCGGCGGGGCTGTACCCGTTCGAGAACACCCTCGAGGCGCGGCTGATGACGGGTGCGCAGCTGAAGGAGTACCTGGAGTTCTCGGCCCGGTACTACGTGCAGACTCCGGCGGGGGCGCCGGTGGACACGTCGAAGCTGACGAACGCGAACGGGACACCGGACTACAACTACGACGCCGTGTCGGGTCTGACGTACGAGGTCGACATCGCGAAGCCGGCGGGTTCGCGGATCGTGAAGCTGTCCTTCGAGGGTGCGCCGGTCGACCCGGCTGCGCGGTTCGTGTTCGCCGTGAACAACTACCGGGCGAGCGGGGGCGGCAATTTCCCGCACATCGCCGCGGCGCAGCAGTTGTGGGCGAATTCGGAGGAGATCCGGAACACGATCATCGCGTGGGTGCAGGCGAAGGGTTCGGTGGATCCGTCGGAGTTCGCTTCGGTGGGCTGGAAGCTGACCCGGGACGGCGTGCCGGTGTTCTAG
- a CDS encoding response regulator, protein MTAPESPQPAADDDDKSHVPPLTTRVVIAEDEALIRLDLKEMLEEEGYSVVGEAGDGQRAVELAREHRPDLVILDVKMPVLDGISAAEKIAEESIAPVLMLTAFSQRDLVERARDAGAMAYLVKPFSKSDVVPAIEMAVSRFTELKALEQEVADLSQRLETRKLVDRAKSILQTQYGLTEPAAFRWIQKTSMDRRLSMQQVAEAVIEDAEEKKAAKGQ, encoded by the coding sequence GTGACCGCCCCCGAGTCGCCCCAGCCCGCCGCCGATGACGACGACAAGTCGCACGTCCCGCCCCTGACGACACGTGTCGTCATCGCCGAGGACGAGGCACTCATCCGGCTCGATCTCAAAGAGATGCTCGAGGAGGAGGGGTACTCGGTCGTCGGCGAGGCCGGTGACGGGCAGCGGGCCGTGGAGCTGGCGCGGGAGCACCGGCCGGATCTGGTGATTCTCGACGTGAAGATGCCCGTGCTCGACGGGATCTCCGCGGCGGAGAAGATCGCGGAGGAGTCCATCGCGCCGGTCCTGATGCTCACCGCGTTCTCGCAGCGCGACCTCGTGGAGCGGGCGCGGGACGCCGGTGCCATGGCGTATCTGGTGAAGCCGTTCAGCAAGAGCGACGTCGTGCCGGCGATCGAGATGGCGGTGTCGCGGTTCACCGAGCTCAAGGCGCTCGAGCAGGAGGTCGCGGATCTCTCGCAGCGGCTCGAGACGCGCAAGCTGGTGGATCGGGCGAAGAGCATTCTGCAGACGCAGTACGGGCTGACGGAGCCGGCGGCGTTCCGGTGGATCCAGAAGACGTCGATGGACCGTCGGCTGTCGATGCAGCAGGTGGCGGAGGCGGTCATCGAGGACGCCGAGGAGAAGAAGGCCGCGAAGGGACAGTAG